The genomic window CCCCGCCCCTGAGGGTATAAATATGGTTGACTGTCAGATCACTCTACGTACTAAAACAGAGTCAACATTCCAAGACATCAATTTCACCATCGCCCAATGCAAACATGGCACTAATCTTTTCCACGTTAATGCTTCTACTGGCTGGATTTGATGCTTGTTTGCCACTTGAATTTCTGcccttttgcttttcatCGTCACTCCTTGAAAGAAGCTGAGGCAGTGCCACGGTCATTTCCTTGGCAGCAGACAGATTCCAATGCGAGTACGGGTCAACAAAGCCGGAAATTGGCTTTACATAATTCATCAACTCTGTCAGATACTCTTCAAAGCGTTGaacaatttttgaaaaagataGACGCTCATCGGAATCGCCTGCCCAGCACAGACGCATAATATCGTACCTGCAAAGCAAttgaaaaatagaaaaaaagacaagtCGTGGAGTCTTACACTTCTAATGGACATTCATTTGGTTTCTCTAGACGCTGGCCTGACATGACAAAAGCAGATACTTCCTGGTTCGAAACACCTAGATACGGCATCATTCCAAGAGTCATCACCTCCCACAAAGTGATTCCGAATGCCCACTACAATTTAAACGTTATTAGTATAACAAATAAATCACGACCTCGAGATATTACCACATCCGATTTGGTCGTAAAGACAAAGTCGAGGAGGCACTCAGGTGCCATCCATCGAACGGGAAGCTGGCCGCCTTGGCCTGTGCGATAGTAATCCTTCCCTGCCTTCAGTGCTCTTGACAAACCGAAGTCGCCAACTTTGACTTCCAAATCCCAGCTCACCCTTTATGAAATAAGGCaattataataatttttttaaaattcgAGTTGATCTGTACATGCAATTCCTTGCCGCCAAATCTCGATGAACAACTCCATTATGAGAAATGTATTCCATTCCTTTAGCAATGTGCAACGAAAATTTGACCAGCTGCTCGAAGAGACCTTTCCTCATTTCGTTTCTCGGCGATGCCACTGACCCACCCCGTCTTGGTCGGCGCTTGCGAAGATACGCTTTGAGATCGCCTAGTTCCATGTAGGGTAGAACGATGAGTGGAGATCGATGATAGGAGCTGGAAGGATCGTCAGACCAACATATACCAAAAAGCTTCATCCCGTTGGGATGGTCAAATTGACGCATTTGCAGGCCTTCACGAACAAAGTCGTTTACTTCCTTTCGATTCATCTCATCTGGACACAGGTACTAGATGTACCAGCAGTAAGTAGGAAAAATAATGTTTACCTAGCACTGATTTTATCGCAACATCTACACCTTCTAGCTTGCCTTTGAAAACAGCTCCAAAATTACCTTTAAAAACAAttagaaattatttttcacTAAGGAATAACTAACTGCTGACCGCGACCAatttgttcttctttttggaTCAGTGACGGCAAAATGACCACGGTATTGATTTCCTTTACCATATCTTCGTCCCAGTAGTCGACTGTGGGGTTCATTTCAACAACGTCAAAGTAAACATTGTAATCTAATTAACAGTTGAAAAATATTGCAAGCGCCAATTTTCATACCTGCTAACTCCTTCCTGCGTGCTAACGCTCCTCTTGCCACGAAGGTAAACACATGAAGCGTCAGAAATGCTGGTAATGTAGCAATAATCACCAGGAACCAGGCCCCTATACTACAGTCCTTTGCCCACAGAAAGCTGCATAAGGATGCAATATAAAACGCAGCAATAAGTGATGCCGTTAAACATTCAATGACCGATCTGTTCTTCAGTCGACTGTCAAGTCCTCCGCAATACGTTATCCATGTAACAACAGCAATTCCCATAGGAAGTGCAGCATTAAGGCAGTATGAGGAGACAAGTAGAGGATGGGTGCGAGCGTCCTTGCAATGATCATCGGGATCTTTCTCGCCAATATCCGGAACTAAAATGAAACATGACATAGCCGCTATTGAAATTTCCAGAATCACAATGACGGCATTGATAGCAAGTTTAACTGGTAGCCTGGAGAAAATTCGGCCGACGAGGTGAGATACCGTTTCAACAAACAACGGCGCGAAACAGAGAACGGTGCATAGGTTAATAACAAAATCTACCACCAAAGTCTTGCATttgaaaggagagagaatgTTGACAGCAATAAGAACGCCAGCAAGGACAGATGCAGCCGATGAAATACATAAAGAAATGACGAGTGGAGAAAAGTTGCTTCGAATGTAAGAAACTCCCAAAGTGCGGGCGGCAACAACGCATAaaatgagaagaagagaTAAAGCGACGATGGGAACAGCTAGTGTCGGAAAAGCAACAGTCGATGAGCActctacaaaacaaaaaataggTTATTAACAAAATTTATGCAAATATTACGAGTGCGAAAATTTAAAGAGACAAGCACCATACGTAGTATATAGGTTTGACAGACGCACTGTACTAGTCTAGCTCTGGTTGCACTCTCTCTGATTCATGCCactaaatgacgtcacttacgCGAGGACAGGACGACGCTAGATTTCTTGCAGAGTGGCGGCTTATCAGACCATCGACCGCTTTCCAAACACGTGACGTTTGACGAACCAATCAAGTTATACCCATCATCACAAGAAAAGACCAACTGAGTCGCGGTAACGTTTCCGAGAGTTACGGACTGAATCGTCAACAACATATTGGCCGTCGCTTTGACAGTGGGACATAGACCATCTGAATAGATTACAGTCACACATACTAATGACATTCTGATGCGCTTCACCTTCACAAATCAATGCAACGGTTTCTCTGTTACGACATCCGCGCCGGCGAAGACCATTATCAGAAAGACATTGCGCAAGCACTTGTTCGGATCCATTGCAGCGTAGCCTACTAAGCAGAATCAACTGCTCACCGGAACCGTAATCGCGATTGAGCCCTGCGAACGCTTCGATAGCCCGTCCCAGTCCGAGCTGACGGCACACGACGTGAGCGTCTTGTAAATCccagtcgccgtcgcacaCTGTACCCCATTCTTTGTGGAACACTTCCAGGCGTCCTTCGACCGACGAAAACCCCGTAGCGATCAGTCGGACAGGAAACGACGGTGTTTCTATAACAACCATGTCTTCCTAATTACGGTACACTTCTGCATGGGCACATGCTCTTACCCAAACAGACTACTCCGGCCTCGTTTGCGTTATTGCACTGTGACCTGTGCTCTCCTAAGCCTCGGTGTAAACAGTCTTGAAGACGAGTTTCGGTGCCGGAGCATCGTAGATCATCGAGCACTATGGGACCAGGCCCTGGTCCGAAGTATGAATAGAGTTCGAAGTTTGCAGGCAACGTTGAAAAGAGTTGCCGACAAACAACGAACGCTTCTTCCATGCCAAATCCTTCGTCACAAACGGTTCCCCACGACCCGTTATAGTACAGTTCAAGTCGACCTTCGTATTTGGAGTCTCCGCCCTCCAGACGAAGCCTCGGATCTAAAAAAGAGGCAAACGCATGATCAAAAATAACTTGATTTGGGCCTTTGAACGGAAACTCTTGATAAGCCTATTTTAAGCTGAGCTACTAGAAACGCTTTAAAGCTCTATTCAAATCTTTTACGTATCAGGTGTAACTCAAAGGCAGTATACGGAGGATGGCCAGATATCACTGCCCAAGTTGTCAGATGATAACTGCATGACTTTATCTCACGCAGTCCCATATGGTATGTATCTATAACCTTCTAGACTGGTTCTACTGTCTTGTTGGCTTCTTAGTTAGGCAATATCTTGCTTTCCTCCTGTACTATATATATTGTACGTCCTATAGCCTTACTTGAACACGAAGGGACGGTTCCTGACCAGCTTCCATTCGCGAGACAGTTTATGGAAGACTGGCCAATAAGCTCAAGTTGTCCGCGGCACTCGAAGTACAGCGTTCGAAAGGCAACGGATTCCGAGCGGCTGGAAGTATAATTCTCCCTGCGGCCGTCGGACGACGTCCACCATGCATATCCATCTCGTGGAGGCGTAATAGGATTACACTGAAtctctagaaaagaaagccgcAAAGGACAGTAAAATATTTACAAGTAAGTTAGAAGAAATCCGACCTTTGCAAGACGGGGGATCGCTTGACCACCTGCCTGACAAGCAGACAAGACTCGCTGTGCCATTGACGACATATCCTTCTTTGCATGAAAATTTGACTTCGGTACCGTTAGCCGTTTGATTCGTGGATATAGCTCCGTGTGCAGGTATTCGTGGGCTCAGCGATTTGCATGAGATGGAAATGCCTGTAACCGAGCGATGACATGAAAATAAGATTATAAGAACTTATATACAATACCACGGCAGAAGGGTTTCTCATGAGACCACTCTCCAGACGAATTGCACGTTATAGATTTCGAACCGACAAGACGGAAGCCAGGATCACAGTGAAAACGGACTCTTGTtccaaacgaagacgaattaGTCGACATCCTGCCGTTGGACAAAAAGCCAAGAAAGCGACAGGAAGTAATATCTAAGGCGACAAGATATACTGTACGTATACTTGCTGACTCTTTTATTGAGCCCCGTTTACTTTGGCACTCTGGTGGCCCCCACGTGCCGTCCGGTAGGCACCTAATGGATTCGACGCCTACCAAAGTGAAACGGCTTCCATCACTGCACGCAAACCGAACTGTCGCGTTCTCTCCGACTTCAACGACGCTGTTATCATTTCTTTTAAACCGCGCAGTGCCATTCCTCAGATTTCGAATATATTCGCAGTCGACCCCTGAGGCGCAGTAGTTGGGCTAACTTCCAGTGAAAATATATTAGATAGTACAGGCTAACCTTCTTTGCAAAACGAATGCTCGATCGACCAACTTGCGTTTCCCTCGCACACGATCGACGATCCTCTAAGAACGTAACCGCGGTTGCACGTAAGCTTGACAGCTGCATCGTTCGCAGCCGTTTCGTTTGGagaaatgacgtcgctttgaattGACGGGTTGCAGTCGACTGTCACTAGTAACATCAATGCTATTGAAGGCAAAAGGTCGTGCACTGAGCATACAGAGACTGAAGTCACTTGAGCTCGAGTAGACACTGACAacgttgaagagaaagaaaagaagcctgAGGGAAAAACATTTTGAGACGCTACGCCGCCAAGCGGAACTTACTTTAGAATCATGCAGAGAGACTCCATCATTGGAACGTCACAGTAAAGTCTTAATACCTCACGCACACCGGTCGGCAAACTGAAAGACTCTCAGTTCACTTAGGCAGTTTAAGTATATGTTGGTTCCCGGATCAGGACGTGGAACAGAAACTGAGACTAACTTCCA from Oscarella lobularis chromosome 1, ooOscLobu1.1, whole genome shotgun sequence includes these protein-coding regions:
- the LOC136186425 gene encoding uncharacterized protein, which gives rise to MMESLCMILKLLFFLFNVVSVYSSSSDFSLLTVDCNPSIQSDVISPNETAANDAAVKLTCNRGYVLRGSSIVCEGNASWSIEHSFCKEGVDCEYIRNLRNGTARFKRNDNSVVEVGENATVRFACSDGSRFTLVGVESIRCLPDGTWGPPECQNITSCRFLGFLSNGRMSTNSSSFGTRVRFHCDPGFRLVGSKSITCNSSGEWSHEKPFCRGISISCKSLSPRIPAHGAISTNQTANGTEVKFSCKEGYVVNGTASLVCLSGRWSSDPPSCKEIQCNPITPPRDGYAWWTSSDGRRENYTSSRSESVAFRTLYFECRGQLELIGQSSINCLANGSWSGTVPSCSNPRLRLEGGDSKYEGRLELYYNGSWGTVCDEGFGMEEAFVVCRQLFSTLPANFELYSYFGPGPGPIVLDDLRCSGTETRLQDCLHRGLGEHRSQCNNANEAGVVCLETPSFPVRLIATGFSSVEGRLEVFHKEWGTVCDGDWDLQDAHVVCRQLGLGRAIEAFAGLNRDYGSGEQLILLSRLRCNGSEQVLAQCLSDNGLRRRGCRNRETVALICEDGLCPTVKATANMLLTIQSVTLGNVTATQLVFSCDDGYNLIGSSNVTCLESGRWSDKPPLCKKSSVVLSSQCSSTVAFPTLAVPIVALSLLLILCVVAARTLGVSYIRSNFSPLVISLCISSAASVLAGVLIAVNILSPFKCKTLVVDFVINLCTVLCFAPLFVETVSHLVGRIFSRLPVKLAINAVIVILEISIAAMSCFILVPDIGEKDPDDHCKDARTHPLLVSSYCLNAALPMGIAVVTWITYCGGLDSRLKNRSVIECLTASLIAAFYIASLCSFLWAKDCSIGAWFLVIIATLPAFLTLHVFTFVARGALARRKELADYNVYFDVVEMNPTVDYWDEDMVKEINTVVILPSLIQKEEQIGRGNFGAVFKGKLEGVDVAIKSVLDEMNRKEVNDFVREGLQMRQFDHPNGMKLFGICWSDDPSSSYHRSPLIVLPYMELGDLKAYLRKRRPRRGGSVASPRNEMRKGLFEQLVKFSLHIAKGMEYISHNGVVHRDLAARNCMVSWDLEVKVGDFGLSRALKAGKDYYRTGQGGQLPVRWMAPECLLDFVFTTKSDVWAFGITLWEVMTLGMMPYLGVSNQEVSAFVMSGQRLEKPNECPLEVYDIMRLCWAGDSDERLSFSKIVQRFEEYLTELMNYVKPISGFVDPYSHWNLSAAKEMTVALPQLLSRSDDEKQKGRNSSGKQASNPASRSINVEKISAMFALGDGEIDVLEC